A genome region from Thiohalophilus sp. includes the following:
- a CDS encoding SufB/SufD family protein: MPELDALYEVFAQIGEDPAQILTPETAYLVAYGQDVVGMQSVPGVIIIPERTKHGIHARVTVLENYQLENPVHLCFSLFERFGVQNIDLELTLQAHSKATFWSHCLFTVPEVARHAMTAQVTIQEGAELVYNEVHYHGLSGGIEVIPRATVKLEPHARYRADFSLVQGRVGKLDIDYEVTVAEEGVAELTSKVYGHVADEIRIRETVSLDGDNARGLIKSRVALDDEATAEITGATYGNAMGTRGHVDCLEIVRGSAKASAIPEVRVSHPQAKVTHEAAIGSVDQAQLETLMARGLSPEDAVDRIILGILR, encoded by the coding sequence ATGCCTGAACTTGATGCCTTATATGAAGTGTTTGCGCAGATCGGCGAGGATCCGGCACAGATCCTCACGCCGGAGACGGCCTATCTGGTGGCCTATGGCCAAGACGTGGTGGGCATGCAGAGCGTGCCGGGTGTCATCATCATCCCCGAGCGAACGAAGCACGGTATCCATGCCCGCGTGACCGTGCTGGAAAATTATCAACTCGAAAACCCGGTGCATCTGTGTTTCAGCCTGTTCGAACGCTTCGGCGTGCAGAACATCGATCTCGAACTGACGCTGCAAGCGCACAGCAAGGCAACGTTCTGGTCGCATTGTCTCTTTACCGTGCCCGAGGTGGCGCGCCATGCCATGACGGCGCAGGTTACGATCCAGGAAGGTGCCGAGCTGGTTTATAACGAAGTGCATTACCACGGGCTCTCCGGCGGCATCGAAGTCATTCCGCGTGCCACGGTGAAACTCGAACCGCATGCCCGCTACCGCGCGGACTTTTCCCTGGTGCAGGGGCGGGTCGGCAAGCTCGATATCGACTACGAAGTGACGGTGGCCGAGGAGGGCGTGGCGGAACTGACCAGCAAGGTCTATGGCCACGTCGCCGACGAAATCCGCATCCGCGAGACGGTGAGTCTCGATGGCGACAACGCGCGCGGGCTTATCAAGTCGCGCGTCGCGCTCGATGACGAGGCTACGGCGGAAATCACCGGCGCGACCTATGGCAATGCGATGGGTACGCGCGGCCATGTGGACTGTCTGGAGATCGTGCGCGGCAGCGCCAAAGCCAGCGCCATCCCCGAGGTGCGCGTCAGCCATCCGCAGGCCAAGGTCACCCACGAGGCGGCCATCGGCAGCGTCGATCAGGCGCAACTGGAAACCCTCATGGCGCGCGGCCTGTCGCCGGAAGATGCGGTGGATCGGATCATCCTGGGGATACTGCGATGA